One genomic window of Candidatus Neomarinimicrobiota bacterium includes the following:
- a CDS encoding glycosyltransferase family 25 protein, translating to MHYDKAYVISLERSPKRRDYFYKYARRANLDVKWFPAIYGLDVDIDDYLSRGYLADDFKLKLAGSLGTLLSHVHVWEKIAENPECNVGLVFEDDAVIKKGFANKFKELSPDMLPEDWDMLWLGWHKLDCSPVNEFIGRPRKTQGKSVNSGHFAYLIKSTSVDKLKSILIPYSNRSSKDVLLRRNFHKFNAYFLLNKIVRTPFMGFDSVRKNINNPDRLKNRMGKMLVQKIRQKILG from the coding sequence ATGCATTACGATAAAGCTTATGTAATCAGTCTTGAACGTAGCCCTAAAAGGCGTGATTATTTTTATAAATATGCCCGTCGTGCTAATCTGGATGTAAAATGGTTTCCGGCAATTTACGGATTAGATGTCGATATTGATGATTATCTCAGTCGGGGATATCTTGCAGATGATTTTAAATTAAAATTGGCAGGAAGCCTGGGAACCCTGCTTAGTCATGTCCATGTGTGGGAAAAAATCGCTGAAAATCCGGAATGTAATGTGGGACTTGTTTTTGAAGATGACGCCGTAATTAAAAAGGGTTTCGCAAACAAATTTAAAGAGCTATCACCTGATATGCTTCCTGAAGACTGGGATATGCTTTGGCTTGGTTGGCATAAATTGGACTGCTCTCCGGTGAATGAGTTTATAGGGCGCCCCAGGAAAACCCAGGGAAAAAGTGTAAACTCCGGGCATTTTGCCTACTTGATCAAATCCACAAGTGTGGACAAATTGAAATCCATACTGATTCCCTATAGCAATAGAAGCTCAAAGGATGTCCTGCTGAGGAGAAACTTCCATAAGTTTAATGCCTACTTCCTGCTAAATAAGATTGTGAGAACGCCGTTCATGGGGTTCGATTCCGTTCGTAAGAATATCAACAACCCGGACCGTCTTAAAAATCGAATGGGCAAGATGCTGGTTCAAAAAATTAGACAGAAAATATTGGGCTAA
- a CDS encoding DUF2147 domain-containing protein, which produces MTKRIISVIVVLLLTSFVLAQKADDIIGKYRLPNQLDVEIFKIEDKYFGKIIGLGDLDLEHQKDINNPDKALQGEPLLGEVIIKNLRYDKSENQWINGSMYGPEKGLIFNLKVTEVRENEIEVVGSKYFFWRTIIWEKI; this is translated from the coding sequence ATGACCAAACGAATAATTAGCGTAATCGTAGTTCTGTTACTCACATCATTTGTCCTGGCCCAAAAGGCTGATGATATCATCGGGAAATATCGACTACCGAATCAGTTGGATGTTGAAATATTTAAAATAGAAGATAAGTACTTCGGTAAAATTATTGGTTTGGGTGATTTGGATCTAGAACACCAAAAGGATATTAACAATCCTGATAAAGCGTTACAAGGTGAGCCACTTCTGGGGGAAGTTATCATCAAAAACTTAAGGTATGATAAATCCGAGAATCAATGGATTAATGGATCAATGTATGGTCCAGAAAAAGGTCTGATCTTCAATCTGAAAGTAACTGAAGTCAGAGAAAATGAAATTGAAGTGGTTGGGTCAAAATATTTCTTTTGGAGAACGATAATCTGGGAGAAAATTTAA
- a CDS encoding DUF3943 domain-containing protein yields the protein MRYLWKRVIIILICVLPIMGQFQPSDSVFVAHPHRNALLHSMGQPVFIWAVNWYVLDQYWADISINTLQTNIETGWVWDEDGFDVNQVGHPTQGALVYTAARAQGLSYWQSLAYPTLASLIWEVGMENESPSINDMITTPMSGVAFGEIIHRLSVLTLGPGAKKSVSRQVLTGLINPLGYGFNRLVMGESIHQQYNLAPTSLLSSISYGGGPGYKGESGTGNSNPRRFVRFSMVYGNPLARPKNFKPFDNFNFVTILNFSRRDYIGEIYASGMLAKLYTKHSDKSNLVVAVFQNYDFMNQDDYKVSSSSVGPGLIHVYSLTPSIKLGTHVNGSFIFMGSAGDISDDLEVRDYHFGQGFSAKFMGRLMWADRGQAYIRLKRYFIYAMEDTHVEGYENINLLTMGGQVKVNNKYGIGLEYLVASRTVSYLDIDRKDTLQKTSLYRIYLSYYLKNTLFNTS from the coding sequence ATGAGATATTTGTGGAAACGAGTGATTATAATCTTGATCTGTGTTCTACCTATCATGGGTCAGTTTCAACCAAGCGATAGTGTCTTCGTAGCGCACCCGCACAGAAACGCCTTACTTCATTCCATGGGACAGCCAGTATTTATTTGGGCCGTCAATTGGTATGTTCTGGATCAGTATTGGGCCGATATCAGCATAAACACACTCCAAACTAATATTGAAACCGGTTGGGTCTGGGACGAAGATGGTTTTGATGTAAATCAGGTCGGTCATCCAACTCAAGGGGCTTTGGTATACACAGCAGCCCGTGCACAGGGACTTAGTTATTGGCAATCTCTAGCCTATCCAACCCTAGCAAGCCTGATCTGGGAAGTGGGGATGGAGAACGAAAGTCCTTCTATCAACGATATGATTACGACCCCCATGAGCGGCGTAGCTTTTGGTGAAATAATTCACCGCTTATCTGTACTGACTCTGGGACCTGGGGCTAAAAAATCTGTGTCGCGTCAAGTATTAACTGGATTGATTAATCCTCTGGGATATGGTTTCAATCGATTAGTAATGGGTGAGTCAATTCATCAACAATACAACCTGGCGCCTACGAGCTTGTTATCAAGCATCTCATATGGGGGCGGACCGGGTTACAAAGGAGAATCTGGAACTGGGAACAGCAACCCAAGACGATTTGTTCGGTTCAGTATGGTTTATGGTAACCCACTTGCCAGACCAAAGAACTTTAAACCGTTTGATAATTTTAATTTTGTGACCATTCTGAATTTTAGTCGTCGTGATTATATCGGTGAGATTTATGCCAGTGGTATGTTGGCAAAACTCTATACGAAACATTCGGATAAATCAAATCTGGTTGTGGCAGTCTTTCAAAATTATGATTTTATGAATCAAGATGATTATAAAGTGTCCAGTTCCAGTGTTGGTCCTGGCCTGATACATGTATATTCGCTGACACCATCTATAAAACTGGGTACCCACGTAAATGGGTCATTTATCTTTATGGGAAGTGCTGGTGATATTAGCGACGACCTTGAAGTGCGTGATTACCATTTTGGTCAAGGGTTCAGTGCAAAATTTATGGGCAGACTGATGTGGGCAGATCGAGGACAGGCGTATATACGACTTAAACGATATTTTATCTATGCCATGGAGGATACCCATGTGGAAGGGTATGAGAATATCAACTTATTGACTATGGGAGGTCAGGTAAAAGTGAATAATAAGTATGGTATTGGACTCGAATATCTAGTAGCCAGTAGAACCGTAAGCTATCTCGATATAGATCGCAAGGACACACTTCAGAAGACCAGTCTTTATCGGATATATCTCTCGTATTACTTAAAAAATACTTTGTTTAATACCAGTTGA
- a CDS encoding patatin-like phospholipase family protein, translated as MQYIFAIMVVIGNIFGGQLYAQKKVALVLSGGGAQGMAHIGVFKAFEEYNIPIDLIVGSSAGALVGGLYAAGVTVSEMEEMVRNGTIEHLFIGRPKRSDLPIWERDELYLGNLSLGVSNRQIVGSAGLLDDKLIWKELFLLTAAADYQANWNFDSLYVPFRTVASDLRKQAPYVFSSGPIANALRPSMSIPLIYSPIQQNGQVLVDGGVYVKLPVEIAEQENPDFIIAVSAEDAPDHGAEIQGIGGMFEEINSRILASGDSTDVRGWDYFFRVPTGGHHVLDFPAGETLMQAGYLAGVEAAKELTRLLEQQGFEKRELKSRDTHRKALDGKSLKLVLKSEGADFDPEMIRRKLKLPQTVRFDHQKLDDLIDEVYATDIYQAVIPSLDQETNAVVLTLIEKPDVRTRGRVKISSTGGLTLFTRTDMPVSRFGGLLQLDATFGNVSGGLQFAVYPVSYHKTGARLPFSIRPAIEAKTSYHNYDLPGSIPLSDRIHSHELSIHSTAIGGWDRQLLLFGGIRSDDPGQILGVNPDFRFVDQYDKPMPFMRVVYKEDHFKRDLPSVEGWKYGFQSDWIWQDAVIANQNHFWSEIGGKTGLGWSSTVALDYYTGDTILPIFSMGKVASPKALAEKYFMYLWAEEVLNLSLELSHALFRDDIRGEIKMGHSRFNNPVWSGIDQYTDSGLSSVDISVNYFTIVGKLSVGWSFSELEGFKGTSWTQIGLTL; from the coding sequence ATGCAGTATATATTTGCCATAATGGTTGTTATTGGCAACATATTTGGGGGTCAGCTCTATGCCCAAAAAAAAGTTGCTTTGGTGCTCAGCGGGGGCGGCGCGCAAGGCATGGCGCATATCGGTGTTTTTAAAGCTTTTGAAGAATATAATATTCCCATTGATCTCATCGTTGGGAGTAGTGCCGGCGCCCTGGTTGGTGGGCTCTATGCAGCTGGCGTAACTGTTTCTGAAATGGAGGAAATGGTACGGAATGGAACAATTGAACATCTATTTATTGGAAGACCTAAAAGATCTGATTTACCGATTTGGGAACGCGATGAACTCTATCTTGGGAACTTATCCCTAGGCGTTTCAAATCGACAAATTGTTGGCTCTGCAGGGTTACTGGATGATAAGCTTATCTGGAAGGAGCTCTTCCTATTAACTGCCGCTGCTGATTATCAGGCTAATTGGAATTTTGATTCTCTGTATGTGCCCTTTCGTACAGTTGCATCGGACCTAAGAAAACAAGCGCCCTATGTTTTTTCCTCAGGCCCCATAGCAAATGCTTTGCGACCCTCCATGTCAATTCCTCTCATTTACTCACCGATACAGCAAAACGGGCAGGTCCTAGTAGATGGTGGCGTTTATGTAAAATTGCCGGTTGAAATAGCTGAACAGGAAAACCCTGATTTTATTATTGCAGTAAGTGCTGAGGATGCCCCGGATCATGGTGCTGAAATTCAAGGTATTGGTGGGATGTTCGAAGAAATTAATTCACGTATCCTGGCCAGTGGTGATTCGACTGATGTTCGTGGGTGGGATTATTTTTTTAGGGTTCCAACAGGAGGTCATCATGTCCTGGATTTTCCTGCAGGTGAAACACTTATGCAGGCTGGGTATCTCGCTGGAGTTGAAGCAGCAAAAGAGTTAACCCGACTTCTTGAACAACAAGGCTTTGAAAAAAGAGAGCTCAAATCCCGTGATACCCACCGGAAAGCCCTGGATGGAAAATCGTTAAAACTTGTTTTAAAATCAGAAGGGGCAGATTTTGACCCTGAGATGATTCGCCGGAAATTAAAACTTCCCCAAACTGTTAGGTTTGATCATCAAAAACTAGACGATCTTATTGATGAAGTTTATGCAACTGATATCTATCAAGCCGTTATCCCTTCGCTGGATCAGGAAACGAATGCGGTTGTGCTTACCCTTATTGAAAAGCCAGATGTTCGTACCCGTGGTCGTGTAAAAATAAGTAGTACGGGAGGTTTAACCCTATTCACCCGAACTGATATGCCAGTATCTCGCTTTGGTGGGCTATTGCAACTTGATGCGACCTTTGGAAATGTTTCAGGTGGTCTTCAATTCGCTGTTTATCCTGTTTCGTATCACAAAACGGGGGCACGTTTACCCTTCTCAATTAGGCCTGCAATTGAAGCTAAAACCAGTTATCATAATTATGATTTACCAGGTTCCATTCCACTTTCTGACAGGATTCACTCGCATGAATTGAGCATCCACTCGACTGCTATTGGGGGGTGGGACAGACAGTTACTTCTTTTTGGTGGTATCCGTAGTGACGATCCGGGTCAAATTCTTGGTGTTAACCCAGATTTCAGATTTGTCGATCAATATGATAAACCAATGCCCTTTATGAGGGTGGTCTATAAGGAAGACCATTTTAAACGAGACCTCCCCAGTGTTGAGGGGTGGAAGTATGGTTTTCAAAGTGATTGGATTTGGCAAGATGCGGTTATCGCGAATCAGAATCACTTTTGGAGCGAAATAGGAGGAAAAACAGGGTTGGGTTGGTCGAGCACAGTTGCTCTTGACTACTATACAGGAGATACGATTCTACCCATCTTTTCTATGGGGAAGGTTGCCAGCCCGAAAGCTCTCGCTGAAAAATATTTTATGTATTTATGGGCTGAGGAAGTATTGAACTTATCCCTGGAGCTATCCCATGCCTTATTCAGAGATGACATACGAGGAGAAATCAAGATGGGACACTCACGGTTTAATAATCCAGTGTGGAGTGGTATAGACCAATACACAGACAGTGGACTTTCCTCTGTCGATATATCAGTTAACTATTTTACAATTGTAGGTAAACTCAGTGTAGGCTGGTCTTTTTCTGAGCTGGAAGGTTTCAAGGGGACATCATGGACTCAGATAGGACTTACCTTATGA